The region AACAAGGGGTCGTCAATATCACCACGTCCGAAGGCTGGGATGAGGACGAACTGCTAGCTGTGATGGCTGCCGCGGAAGGCGACTCCGAGCACATGATTGCGGAGGCGATTCGTGAGGAGGCCGATGAACGAGGACTCTCGATACCAAGTGTGCGCGAGTTTGAGGCGCTCCAAGGCCGCGGGGTTCGCGCGACCGTAGAAATTGAAGCGGCGGCGACTCCCGGCGCGGGTGAGGACGGCGTACGAGATGGCGAGACGGTCTATGTCGGTGGCCCGAACTTGCTCCGCCATCTGGACATTGAGCTCAACGCCGAACTCGAAGCGTTCGCGGACGAAGCTGGTGACCGCGGTCAGGGTGTCGTCTACCTGCTTCGAAACGGCGAGGCGGTAGGCGCAGTCGCGCTCGCAGACGTGATCCGGGACGAGAGCTTTGAGGCGATCGAAGCACTCCACGAGATGGGCGTCGAGGTTGCAATGCTCACTGGTGACTCCGAGGACGTCGCAAGCGCCGTCTCCGATGAACTCGATATTGATACGTACTTCGCCGAAGTACTCCCGGAAGACAAGGACAAGAAGATTATCGAACTCCAGAACCAGGGTAAACTGGTAGCGATGGTTGGCGACGGAGTGAACGACGCACCCGCGCTGACTCGGTCTGATGTGGGCATCGCAATCGGGAGTGGGACAGACGTCGCCGTGGAGTCCGCCGACGTCGTGCTCGTGGAGAACGATCCACGTGACGTCGCACATCTCGTCCGTTTGAGCCGGAAGAGCTACAGAAAGATGCAGGAGAACCTCGTGTGGGCGGCCGGCTACAACGTCTTCGCGCTGCCGCTCGCAGCTGGCGTACTAGCCCCAATCGGAATATTGCTTTCACCAGCAGTTGGTGCCGTCCTGATGTCGGCGAGTACGGTCATCGTCGCCATCAACGCACAACTCTTGCGACGAGCTGATCTGTCTGTGTGAATTTGATAACATAGTACTTCTCACGAACACGACACCCCTCCCTCAATGCGTCTACACTGTACGAGGAAAGGAGAAAGACGAACGCAACGAGCATGCGACCGATTCCAGAGATCTCAGCAATAGATCAAACTGGCAAAATTGAGCCACGTACATGCCTTTTGGCTGAGGACATCTTATCAGTAGATAGTAGCACGGTTTCTTTATCCAGAATTACGCCTGAAAATGAATCGGGAAGTTCGGTAACTACGTGTGCGAATCGAACACGAGCATTCGCGCGAACGAGCGGTCCGAAGGACCCGGTAGTGAGCGCGATTCGCCGGTCGAGCGAAGCGAGACCGGCTTTTTGGCATGAACGGGTTTTCGTCGAGCGGAGCGCCAAGCGCACCCGAGGCGAAAAGAGGTTCGCCTGTATTGACCGTGAGTTTCACGAGGTACTCTGAATAAAGAAACCGTGTTACCAACTACTGTTATTCCTCTTCGTAAACAGGCCCTCACACCCATGTTTCCCTGTCAGAAGGCAGTCCAACCACCGTCAACGGGAATGTTTGCTCCGGTGATGTAGGATGCCCCATCCGATGCAAGAAACGCCGCAAGTGGTGCGACTTCCTCGGGTTCTGCGGCTCGTCCCATCGGGGTTCTGGTTCGGATGAACTCGTAGAAGCGCTCGTCTTCAAGGACGTCATCGGTCATCGGCGTTTTCACGAAGCCAGGACAAATCTCGTTGACGCGAACGCCTCTGTCTGCATAATCGACGGCGACCTGTTGAGTGAAGTTGACAATAGCGCCTTTGGCAGCGGAGTAGGCTGCGGCTCCCTTCCCCCCACGGAGGCCGTATATCGATCCAATATTGATGATGCAGCCTTCGGATTCTAGAAGGTACGGCAGTGCGGCCTTCGATCCGTGCATCACGCCGTGGAGATTGACAGCAATGACTTTGTTCCACTCTTCAAGCGCCATTTCCCCAAGAGAGGTCGTGCTTCCAATCCCGGCACAGTTTACTATGACGTCAAGTCCGCCGTACTCATCAGCGACACCATCGACGAGCGCCTCAACCTCATCGTATTCGGTTACATCGCATTGACCGAACTCGCAACCGAGCTCCTCGGCAGCTGCCAGCCCTTGTTCTTTACCTCGACTAGCGATGACTACCTCGGCCCCTTCCTCAATGTACTTCGCTGCGATCGCCTTGCCGATACCCGTCGATCCGCCTGTAATGATTGCTACTTTTCCGTCCAACATACATCGCAGTACGGTCATCGGTACTATAATTCACAGGGACCGATTCACTGTACACAATTGAATCTGAAAAGCCGAGTTACGGATTCTACCCGAAATGAATGAGCTCCCTGAGATCTATTTCGAAGATCTGATTGCGCGATTGATAGTAAAATGGGTATGACGAAAACGTACAAAATCGAACTGTTACCGGATGCGGAGACGTGCTACCGGTACCTTCAGGTCGGGTTTAGCATCATTGTCTGTACTTTCTTTGTCGGATTACTGGTGCTCGTGGTTCCGTCCTTGATACCGGTGTACGACGTGATCGTGATGCCTGCACTGTTCGTCGGACTCGGGTTGCTTCTGTACGGCGTCGGGACGCATCTGCACATCATGCACTTGAATATGCTCGAAATGAGGGACGAAGGTGGAAGACACGAATGAGGAACGTCTGTCGGCTACCCGCGGATGAGCGACCCGAATATTTGGGGACAACAAGCATCGGTGAACAAGAATGAGCCTCGATCGCTGGCCTACTGAGATAGTACGTCGGATAACGAAGTTGAGCATCGGGCAGCGTGTTGCACTGTACGTCGTCATCGTGGCTGGGATTGT is a window of Natronorubrum sediminis DNA encoding:
- a CDS encoding SDR family NAD(P)-dependent oxidoreductase — its product is MTVLRCMLDGKVAIITGGSTGIGKAIAAKYIEEGAEVVIASRGKEQGLAAAEELGCEFGQCDVTEYDEVEALVDGVADEYGGLDVIVNCAGIGSTTSLGEMALEEWNKVIAVNLHGVMHGSKAALPYLLESEGCIINIGSIYGLRGGKGAAAYSAAKGAIVNFTQQVAVDYADRGVRVNEICPGFVKTPMTDDVLEDERFYEFIRTRTPMGRAAEPEEVAPLAAFLASDGASYITGANIPVDGGWTAF